The Chitinophaga caeni genome segment ATAAGTTCTCCTGCATCAACCGGTCAATCTTGCTATTAACGTGGTTGAGACTGTCTACCGGGTACGCCATACATATATAAAAAACCGGGTTCCTCGACAACATTCTCATGGCGCTAAAATGCCATTCCCAACCATTGTTCAGGCCGCTCCTTACCTGTTGGAAGAAACTCACCAAGGTATTTTCATTACCACTGTGAAGGGTATCTTTGATCTTTGGAATATACGCTTCGATATCATCATGGTTAAAAAAACGGGTATGGTAATCCTGGCCCATGGCACGTATTTCATCGAGGGAAGCCCCGAGATGACGCTCACCGCGCTTTGAAATATACACTACGTTCAGATGGGCATCGAGAATAATAATAACTCCCGGTAACTCATCGGCTATAGCTGTAATAGATGAGATTTTCACATCAACATTATCCATTAGAAACAGTATAGGTTGCTCAAATAAAAGTGGACTTTAAATAAAGTTGGCCGGGTTGTATCAGTATTAAAGGATGAAACTTGCACCGGGTTACAGCCCGGTAAGGATAGTGTTCGAACTATTTCTAATATAATGCAAAAGTATAACAATACCAACCCTTTATATAATATAAAGTGAAATTTTATGTTATTAAAATTTATACATCACTTATTGCATTACAATTATTTATCTATAAAATTAATCCTCATGCTTTGAAAAAAGCCACCGTTCGATGTTTAAGGTTCCTTCCTGGTAATTTTCTTATTGATATCAATATAACATGGTAATGCGGCGGGTCCATACCAGGGCAATAATTCCGCGTCAAAAATTCCGGCTTTATATGCAGGATCAGTTCCTAACAACGTTTTTGCCGCATCGATCGTCTTGACATTTAGAATAAAAATGCCCCTGTACTGGAGATCATTTTTATCAAAAGGACCGGCCAACACCAGCTTACCTTCCCCCACTAGGCGATGGATGTTATTAAGATGTCCGCGGAAATAATGGTTAAGGGAATCTTTGTCTTTCGTTTTATTGCCACCAGTTTTCAGGATGACCAGAATATATTGCTTCATACCGTAATCATCAGCCCCTAGGGAATCTGCCAATGCTTTATCGTATTTTACTTCTTGCGCGTATGCACCGCAGGTAAACAATACTATTGCTAATAAAAAACAGAAGATATTTTTATTCATATTGATAATTATCTCTTGATTGAATTTTGATAAAAATCTATCCATTCTTGCACGGAGATCTTAGAGGCCAAGTCACCGATTAGATCATATGGTATATCGCCGGGTTTTTTGAAGCGCATACAGCTTTTTCCCATATCCAGTTTAGCCTTATAATGTGCCCGGTACTCATTTACGAACCAATCCATCAGGGCGGGCATCGTATAAATTCCCATATGGTAAACCGCGATAAAGTTTTTTTGGGAAGCGATACTCATGAAAGGTAAAGGCAGCTTTGGGTCACAATGGTACCCGCTTGGAAATATGCTATGCGGAACAACGTAACCGATCATTCCGTAGCTCATGGTTTCTTCAAAACCGCTGGGCAAGTTCTTCTTGATACGTTCCCTTAGCTTCTCCATGGCCGGCTTACGTTCCGCGGGAACCTGCCGGATATATTCCGCGGGGCTATTGGCATTATATTGCATAACAGGTAGATTGTAATTACAATTTAAGAAAAAGCCAATGATTGTTTATTAATGAACTGTTAATGGCCAAGTATTTGTTTTACAAGTAGTTTTATAACGAAAAAAGCCCATCCCAAGAATAGGAAGAGCTTTCACATTTAATCAATTT includes the following:
- a CDS encoding LuxR C-terminal-related transcriptional regulator, with amino-acid sequence MDNVDVKISSITAIADELPGVIIILDAHLNVVYISKRGERHLGASLDEIRAMGQDYHTRFFNHDDIEAYIPKIKDTLHSGNENTLVSFFQQVRSGLNNGWEWHFSAMRMLSRNPVFYICMAYPVDSLNHVNSKIDRLMQENLFLRQNSRLFATLGKREKEILGLLAIGKSANEIAEQLFIAETTVETHRKNIKRKLNINTVYELTRFAQAFDLI
- a CDS encoding YciI family protein; this encodes MNKNIFCFLLAIVLFTCGAYAQEVKYDKALADSLGADDYGMKQYILVILKTGGNKTKDKDSLNHYFRGHLNNIHRLVGEGKLVLAGPFDKNDLQYRGIFILNVKTIDAAKTLLGTDPAYKAGIFDAELLPWYGPAALPCYIDINKKITRKEP
- a CDS encoding DUF1801 domain-containing protein, with product MQYNANSPAEYIRQVPAERKPAMEKLRERIKKNLPSGFEETMSYGMIGYVVPHSIFPSGYHCDPKLPLPFMSIASQKNFIAVYHMGIYTMPALMDWFVNEYRAHYKAKLDMGKSCMRFKKPGDIPYDLIGDLASKISVQEWIDFYQNSIKR